The sequence GCGGTGGCTAAATCGGTCACATGGATGTAATCACGAATACATGTGCCATCGGGTGTGGGATAATCACTACCAAATACAGCAATACTTTCCCGTTGACCTAATAGATGCTGCAAAATGATTGGGATGAGATGTGTTTCTGGATTGTGGTCCTCCCCGATTTCCGCAGTTTCAAAGGCACCAGCTGCGTTGAAATACCGAAGTACGACATAATGCAATCCATAAGCCTTAGCATAGTCTGCTAATACTTGTTCGACCATTAATTTCGAACGTCCATATGGATTGATCGGATGGGTCGGTGTTTCCTCGGTAATGATGTCTACCTCTGGGATGCCATATGTAGCAGCTGTTGAGGAAAAAATAAAATTTTCTACTCCATATTTTTTCATCGCTTTCAACAAAGTTAACGTGGCAGATACATTATTTTCATAATACTTCATTGGATCTACAACTGATTCCCCCACCAAACTGTTGGCCGCAAAGTGCATAACTGCTTTGATTGGGTAGGTTGAAAATACTTTTTCTAAATCACTCTCATTGCCCAAATCGCCCTGAACAAAAATTGCTTTTTCATCAATCGCCCATTTATGTCCAGTTGATAAGTTATCAAGAACAACGACCTCTCTATCTTTGACTAACTCTTTAACTAAATGGCTGCCGATATAACCGGCTCCACCGACTACTAAAATCATCGAAACAACTCCTTTTTCTATTCATATAAAAGTGAAACTTCCATCAGTGGGGTTTCCTGCACCCCACTGTTGGAGAGCTTTAGGCCACGCTTTCTGATCACACGGACGTTGCTGTAGGTGTATTTAGTCTATGTTTAACTGTCCGTTAAGCCTGATAAAATTGATTATAACGTTTTTTACTTCAACATCACAGTCAGGTTATGATTAGCGTTTCATTATAATAAAGGCTAAAATTAGAGCAAAGGGTTTGAGGAGGAAAAAATTTATTTAGAATGAACATACTTGTCACATTGGATTCGCACTATTTGAAGCCTCTTCGTGTGATGTTGAAGTCTTTATTTTTCAATCATCAAGGAGAGCATTTTGACATTTATTTATTACACTCACGCATTAAGGATGAAGAGATTACAGAGTTACAGAATTTTATTCATGAAGAAGGCCATGAACTCTTTGTTATAAAGATTTCAAATGATTATTTTAAAGATGCTCCGATTATTAAACATTATTCAAGAGAGATGTATTACCGTCTACTCGCCTTTCAATTTCTACCTTCCCATTTAGAAAAAATATTATATCTAGACCCGGATATCCTGATTATTAATGAGATCCGATCCCTTTATGACATGGATATTAGCGAGTATATGTATGCGGCTGCCTATCATGACCGGGTTTCTGTAAAAGAAATCAACCGTCTT is a genomic window of Niallia sp. XMNu-256 containing:
- the galE gene encoding UDP-glucose 4-epimerase GalE yields the protein MILVVGGAGYIGSHLVKELVKDREVVVLDNLSTGHKWAIDEKAIFVQGDLGNESDLEKVFSTYPIKAVMHFAANSLVGESVVDPMKYYENNVSATLTLLKAMKKYGVENFIFSSTAATYGIPEVDIITEETPTHPINPYGRSKLMVEQVLADYAKAYGLHYVVLRYFNAAGAFETAEIGEDHNPETHLIPIILQHLLGQRESIAVFGSDYPTPDGTCIRDYIHVTDLATAHILALEALLSGKKETATYNLGNGLGYSVKEVIETCEKVTGKKANAIMSDRREGDPAQLVASSDKIYRELGWKAQYNLEDIISSAWKWHSK
- a CDS encoding glycosyltransferase family 8 protein; translated protein: MNILVTLDSHYLKPLRVMLKSLFFNHQGEHFDIYLLHSRIKDEEITELQNFIHEEGHELFVIKISNDYFKDAPIIKHYSREMYYRLLAFQFLPSHLEKILYLDPDILIINEIRSLYDMDISEYMYAAAYHDRVSVKEINRLRLWPYEIDAYFNSGVLLMNLTSHRKEIEVGEIFDFVAKNKKRLILPDQDILNALYSKKIKQVDEVLYNYDPRFFHFYKLASDGLYDMDYIIHHTSIIHFCGKRKPWHKQYTGKFQSLYKHYERLAFSERIAMNPVS